From one Lysinibacillus sp. G4S2 genomic stretch:
- a CDS encoding YceI family protein — MTKWNIDLGHSAINFQVKHMMVSKVKGVFDTYSADIEAANLADLTTAKIGFTIDAASINTRSEDRDNHLKAADFFDTENYPTITFKSTNITKKSADEYAITGDLTIKDVTKSVTFETEFNGKGTNPWGQEVYGFEAETTINREEFGLTWNAALETGGVLVGKDIKITVELEVNPA; from the coding sequence ATGACAAAATGGAACATTGATTTAGGACACTCAGCAATTAACTTTCAAGTAAAACACATGATGGTATCAAAAGTAAAAGGTGTCTTTGATACTTATTCAGCAGATATTGAAGCAGCAAATCTTGCAGATTTAACAACAGCAAAAATTGGCTTTACAATTGATGCAGCTAGCATTAACACACGTAGTGAAGATCGTGATAATCACTTAAAAGCAGCTGATTTCTTCGATACTGAAAATTATCCAACAATCACGTTCAAGTCAACAAACATTACAAAAAAATCAGCAGATGAATATGCGATTACAGGTGACTTAACAATTAAAGACGTCACGAAATCAGTTACATTTGAAACTGAATTTAATGGTAAAGGTACAAATCCGTGGGGCCAAGAAGTTTATGGCTTTGAAGCTGAAACGACAATCAATCGTGAAGAATTTGGCTTGACTTGGAATGCAGCTTTGGAAACTGGCGGTGTTCTTGTTGGTAAAGACATTAAGATTACAGTTGAATTAGAAGTAAATCCGGCTTAA
- a CDS encoding NAD-dependent epimerase/dehydratase family protein has product MNVLVTGGYGFIGSAVARRFFKEGANVYIIDNLSTGHLRNVDFKHKSYLLNVEDEVCEHLFKEISFDVVIHCAAQTSVQKSMHEPVKDVLTNIVGLSQMLFLSSKYKVQHFVFASSAAVYGDSHYPPLEETDVSEPISMYGLNKSIGETYCEKWQKDYRLPTLIYRFANVFGPRQCMHGEAAVIPSMLRSSIEGKPFTIYGDGEQTRDFIYVDDIADAIYAGVQARLQGIYNVSTNEAWSIHQVILLLQHLNHPLEIQYAPAREGDIEHSFLNNEKLAKAIGWRPKTSFAEGIERTLQALQNEKIVEI; this is encoded by the coding sequence ATGAATGTATTAGTAACAGGTGGTTATGGTTTTATAGGTAGTGCAGTGGCAAGACGTTTCTTTAAAGAAGGGGCAAATGTTTATATTATTGATAATTTAAGCACAGGTCATTTACGCAATGTTGACTTTAAGCATAAATCTTATCTTTTGAATGTGGAAGATGAAGTTTGTGAGCATCTCTTTAAGGAAATATCATTTGATGTGGTCATCCATTGTGCAGCACAAACAAGTGTCCAAAAATCAATGCATGAGCCTGTGAAGGATGTTTTAACGAATATTGTAGGGCTTAGTCAAATGCTCTTCTTATCGTCAAAATATAAGGTACAGCATTTCGTTTTTGCCTCTTCTGCAGCTGTTTATGGTGATAGTCACTATCCACCACTAGAAGAAACAGATGTTAGTGAGCCGATTTCTATGTATGGATTAAATAAAAGTATTGGTGAAACATACTGCGAAAAATGGCAAAAAGATTATCGTTTACCAACATTAATATACAGATTTGCTAATGTATTCGGTCCAAGGCAATGTATGCATGGGGAAGCGGCAGTTATTCCAAGCATGCTAAGAAGCAGTATTGAAGGAAAGCCCTTTACGATTTATGGAGATGGAGAACAGACACGAGATTTCATTTATGTAGATGACATTGCAGATGCCATTTATGCAGGTGTACAGGCTAGATTACAAGGTATTTATAATGTATCGACTAATGAGGCATGGTCAATTCATCAAGTCATTTTATTACTACAGCATTTAAACCATCCTTTAGAAATTCAATATGCTCCTGCAAGAGAGGGAGATATTGAGCACTCGTTTTTAAATAATGAAAAGTTGGCGAAGGCAATAGGATGGAGACCAAAAACTTCTTTTGCGGAAGGCATAGAGCGTACATTGCAAGCATTACAAAATGAAAAGATAGTAGAAATTTAA
- a CDS encoding ATP-binding protein, whose amino-acid sequence MLVDFRVKNCLSYNDETLFSMVAGSRIRKLKDTHTIKCDSFRLVKSAFIFGPNGSGKSNLFTAIKVLRSLLFNFENLNNVKQLRLPYQPFKLGSQQGQPTEFMISLLLDGVLYDYEVQYNASQVLYECLTKTTKSVKEQLFIRQWDGTEYLYKTAQNTALELTKYTRNNTAFLSVLNVFNDPDATKIFDWFLHKILFLDEANRLSSHPLIRKLEEEPFKKAVIKLLKIADFSIQDVTARRVERREKNTIGYEFDTPEVIQEVDIDLHYLSFNEAGAPIGTETINWTMDSKGTVRMLHLACVMVDAYNKGKTIFIDEFDTAFHVSICEFLMAIMNSKRNATNQFVVTSHEIDLLDQPLRSDQIWFVNKSFKNESELYSLFDFTDLQKKRGDISYAKRYLKGEFGATPVINEYLSDQYLTSFSGYPNTR is encoded by the coding sequence ATGTTAGTAGATTTTAGAGTGAAAAATTGCTTGAGTTATAACGATGAAACGCTATTTTCGATGGTGGCGGGAAGCCGCATTCGAAAATTAAAGGACACACATACGATAAAATGTGACTCGTTTCGCCTTGTAAAAAGTGCCTTTATTTTCGGACCAAATGGAAGTGGAAAATCAAACTTATTCACTGCTATTAAAGTGTTGCGTTCTTTGTTGTTTAACTTTGAAAATCTTAATAATGTCAAACAACTGCGCTTACCCTATCAACCGTTTAAGCTAGGAAGTCAGCAAGGGCAACCAACAGAATTTATGATTTCATTATTACTCGATGGGGTACTGTACGATTATGAGGTACAGTATAATGCATCGCAGGTACTTTATGAATGCCTAACTAAAACGACAAAGTCCGTGAAAGAACAGCTCTTTATCAGACAGTGGGATGGGACAGAATATTTGTATAAAACTGCCCAAAATACAGCACTAGAACTGACAAAATATACGCGTAATAATACAGCTTTCTTATCAGTATTAAATGTCTTTAATGACCCAGATGCTACGAAAATATTTGATTGGTTTTTACATAAAATCCTATTTTTAGATGAGGCAAATCGGTTATCAAGTCATCCGCTTATTCGTAAACTTGAAGAGGAGCCATTTAAGAAAGCGGTTATTAAGTTACTAAAGATTGCGGATTTTTCTATTCAAGATGTGACGGCAAGACGCGTTGAGCGAAGAGAGAAAAATACCATTGGCTATGAATTTGACACACCAGAGGTTATACAAGAGGTGGATATTGATTTGCACTATTTATCGTTCAATGAAGCAGGTGCACCGATAGGCACAGAGACGATCAATTGGACGATGGATTCAAAGGGTACAGTCCGTATGTTACATTTAGCATGTGTTATGGTAGATGCATACAATAAAGGAAAGACCATTTTTATAGATGAATTTGATACGGCATTTCATGTGTCTATCTGCGAATTTTTAATGGCCATTATGAACAGCAAACGTAACGCTACGAATCAATTTGTTGTTACAAGTCATGAAATTGATTTATTAGATCAGCCACTACGTTCCGATCAAATATGGTTTGTGAATAAAAGCTTTAAAAATGAATCCGAGTTATACTCCTTATTTGATTTTACAGATTTGCAGAAGAAACGTGGAGATATTTCCTATGCCAAGCGTTACTTAAAGGGCGAATTCGGGGCAACACCGGTTATTAATGAATATTTATCAGATCAATATTTAACTTCTTTCAGCGGGTATCCAAACACCCGCTGA
- a CDS encoding RloB family protein — protein sequence MRVRQQGNRTLRKTILIYCEGETERIYFEQMRILKRSKMVSVKIKNVKRSAIKLAQHAYRDSSYQYFDEVWIVFDKDDLTERQLEEVNDFCEEQNIHIAYTNEAFELWLLLHFEEVDISEKYPRAVLNDKMEQHLGISRYFRHKADESVIAPIALRHEVAIKNCTEMMALRKTESRDNPYCNIHEMIQYIF from the coding sequence ATGAGAGTACGTCAACAAGGTAACCGAACACTGCGTAAAACAATATTAATTTATTGTGAAGGTGAAACCGAGCGCATTTATTTTGAACAAATGCGTATTTTAAAGCGCTCAAAAATGGTAAGTGTCAAAATAAAAAACGTTAAGCGTTCAGCTATTAAGCTAGCCCAGCATGCATATCGAGATTCAAGCTATCAATATTTTGATGAGGTTTGGATTGTTTTTGATAAGGATGATTTAACCGAAAGGCAATTAGAGGAAGTTAATGACTTTTGTGAGGAGCAAAATATTCATATTGCCTACACAAATGAAGCGTTTGAATTATGGCTGCTGTTGCATTTTGAAGAGGTCGATATTTCGGAAAAGTATCCTCGTGCTGTCTTAAATGACAAGATGGAGCAGCATCTTGGGATTTCACGCTATTTTCGTCATAAAGCGGATGAGTCAGTCATTGCACCTATCGCACTTCGACATGAGGTCGCTATTAAAAATTGCACGGAAATGATGGCACTTCGCAAGACAGAAAGCCGTGACAACCCTTATTGCAACATACATGAAATGATACAATACATATTTTAA